A window of Apodemus sylvaticus chromosome 9, mApoSyl1.1, whole genome shotgun sequence contains these coding sequences:
- the C9H6orf141 gene encoding uncharacterized protein C6orf141 homolog translates to MNDLPSGVEPGRPRGRSGCSPRGEGRGPPLDSSTPNLTLAGTDRALSAASGKLRSQTGKNLDCQSRVREKVLFLLHPERWLGTQADPDYSALVDSENLPLTIGDRRDSEPQPKLSRRRIATVPGAQPENPDTTPRSVLVRVVDYQVTQEVQWTAWTKGSMTTRTEERSVAAVTFRTQRE, encoded by the coding sequence ATGAATGATCTCCCCTCCGGGGTGGAGCCCGGCAGACCCCGGGGGCGCTCTGGGTGCTCTCCGCGCGGTGAGGGGCGTGGGCCACCCTTGGATTCCAGCACCCCGAATCTCACCTTGGCGGGGACCGATAGGGCCCTATCAGCCGCAAGTGGGAAATTGAGATCGCAGACCGGAAAGAATTTGGATTGCCAGTCCCGGGTCAGAGAGAAAGTGCTCTTTCTTTTGCACCCGGAGAGGTGGTTGGGAACACAAGCCGACCCTGATTACTCAGCGCTGGTAGACAGCGAGAACCTTCCCCTGACTATTGGAGATCGTCGTGATTCGGAACCGCAACCGAAGCTTTCCCGCAGGCGTATTGCCACCGTCCCGGGAGCCCAGCCCGAGAACCCCGACACCACACCCAGGTCGGTGTTGGTGCGGGTCGTGGATTACCAGGTGACGCAGGAGGTGCAGTGGACCGCATGGACCAAGGGGAGTATGACCACGAGGACGGAAGAGCGCTCTGTGGCTGCAGTCACCTTTCGGACACAGAGGGAGTGA